The following proteins are co-located in the Anaerolineales bacterium genome:
- a CDS encoding peptidase M20, whose product MSETINWKKATEETVSHLVRLLREQTINPPGNELPAILIIKDILDKEGFPQEAYKIVESAPNRANLVARLKGDGSERPLLLSGHVDVVPVERDMWSHDPFGGEIIDGMVWGRGALDMKGFLAMYLQVFLELFRQKVPLKRDIILAAIADEEAGFDHGSKFLVTQHRDLIDAEYGFTEGGALTVYFGKNKVYPIQVAEKSMCWLRAIAHGKPGHGSVPHSDNAVLFLAQALDKLKRVGHLPVHLTPTLLQMLDAAAVQLKFPVSFLIKILHSPLMVSLLLPRIKGEAGDLLRALVTNTVSPTILQAGSKVNVIPSVAEAGLDCRLVPGQTPETVKAELQHILGDKIELEIVYTSPGAAFPTDTQLYKLLEKRTHQMDPQGLVIPMMMTGATDACQYQEAGIKVYGFTPGILPPGMAVLKLAHGHDERMPVSFIESGLPVLWDVINEFCVKGD is encoded by the coding sequence ATGTCAGAAACCATCAATTGGAAAAAAGCAACGGAAGAAACTGTCTCGCATCTTGTGCGGCTTTTACGAGAACAAACCATAAACCCGCCCGGGAATGAGCTTCCTGCGATCTTAATTATCAAGGATATCCTGGATAAGGAAGGGTTCCCTCAAGAAGCTTATAAAATCGTCGAATCAGCCCCCAACCGGGCAAACCTGGTAGCCCGTCTCAAAGGGGATGGCTCTGAGCGGCCGCTGCTATTAAGCGGGCACGTGGATGTGGTGCCGGTTGAGCGCGACATGTGGAGCCACGACCCGTTTGGCGGCGAGATCATCGATGGGATGGTATGGGGCCGTGGGGCCCTGGATATGAAGGGTTTTCTAGCCATGTATCTGCAGGTATTCCTGGAGCTATTCCGCCAGAAGGTGCCTTTGAAACGGGATATCATCCTGGCTGCCATCGCAGACGAGGAAGCCGGGTTTGATCATGGATCAAAGTTCTTGGTCACTCAGCACCGTGATCTTATCGATGCGGAGTATGGATTCACAGAAGGTGGGGCACTGACAGTCTATTTTGGGAAAAACAAGGTCTATCCGATCCAGGTGGCAGAAAAGTCAATGTGCTGGTTGCGGGCGATCGCCCATGGTAAACCGGGTCATGGGTCCGTGCCACACTCAGATAACGCAGTGTTGTTCCTGGCCCAGGCGCTTGATAAATTGAAACGTGTGGGACATTTACCTGTACATCTTACACCGACTTTATTGCAGATGCTGGATGCTGCAGCAGTCCAATTGAAGTTCCCCGTCAGCTTTCTCATCAAGATCCTGCATTCGCCTTTGATGGTCAGCTTGCTCTTACCTCGTATTAAAGGAGAAGCGGGTGACTTACTAAGAGCTCTGGTTACCAATACGGTCTCACCAACCATACTCCAGGCGGGTAGCAAAGTAAATGTTATCCCGTCGGTAGCCGAGGCAGGGTTAGACTGTCGACTGGTACCAGGGCAAACACCAGAAACGGTAAAAGCTGAGCTTCAGCACATCCTGGGTGATAAGATTGAGCTGGAGATCGTATATACCAGCCCTGGGGCAGCATTCCCTACAGATACGCAATTGTATAAATTGCTGGAAAAGCGCACCCACCAGATGGACCCACAGGGGTTAGTCATCCCGATGATGATGACGGGTGCCACGGATGCCTGCCAGTATCAGGAAGCTGGGATCAAAGTATACGGCTTCACTCCAGGCATCCTACCGCCTGGGATGGCTGTCCTGAAGCTAGCTCATGGGCATGACGAACGAATGCCGGTATCGTTTATCGAAAGCGGTTTACCGGTGCTGTGGGATGTAATTAATGAATTTTGTGTAAAAGGTGATTAA
- a CDS encoding EamA family transporter, giving the protein MSRFRADLVLLLVALIWGSAFAVQRVAAQYFDVFTFNGLRFLLGGLVLIPFSGLNPLRYAKKSRQYNRNQKSTPIIPLDRKSFAFMLLGGILLFGAAGLQQAGLETTTAGNAGFITTLYVVLVPILLVIFWKEKIDRLAWLGAFIAIIGSLLLSTGGTLRLALGDALVMAGSVLWALHLILVSRAVHHMDLLTFAAGQYIIAGTINLLVNSNVPAFELGSGWWTIFYIGLLSTAVGYTLQGLGQKYSPPTDATILLSMEAVFAASFGAIFLGESMQPVQLVGCGLILGAVILTQIHSLRAYSPVIKE; this is encoded by the coding sequence ATGAGCCGCTTCCGCGCTGACCTTGTGCTGCTGCTGGTCGCATTGATATGGGGGAGTGCCTTTGCCGTACAGCGTGTGGCTGCCCAGTATTTTGATGTATTTACATTTAATGGATTGCGTTTCTTGCTAGGTGGGCTGGTGCTGATACCCTTTAGCGGGCTCAATCCCTTGCGTTATGCAAAAAAATCCCGGCAATACAACAGAAATCAAAAATCCACCCCCATAATCCCACTGGATAGGAAATCATTCGCCTTTATGCTGCTGGGAGGGATCTTATTATTTGGTGCTGCCGGGCTACAGCAAGCCGGGCTGGAAACCACTACAGCAGGTAACGCGGGATTCATCACCACCCTGTATGTCGTGCTGGTACCCATCCTGCTGGTGATATTTTGGAAAGAAAAAATTGACCGCCTGGCCTGGCTGGGAGCTTTCATCGCCATTATCGGAAGCCTGCTGCTCAGCACTGGTGGCACACTGCGCTTAGCGCTTGGGGATGCCCTGGTGATGGCAGGGTCAGTTCTATGGGCATTACACCTGATCCTGGTTAGCCGGGCAGTGCACCATATGGATTTGCTCACCTTCGCGGCCGGGCAGTACATTATCGCGGGAACCATTAATTTATTGGTAAATTCAAATGTGCCGGCATTTGAATTGGGCTCCGGATGGTGGACAATTTTTTATATCGGGCTGCTCTCCACCGCCGTAGGCTATACCTTGCAGGGGTTGGGGCAGAAATACTCCCCGCCAACCGATGCAACCATCCTGCTCAGCATGGAGGCGGTCTTTGCAGCCAGTTTCGGAGCTATCTTCCTGGGTGAGTCCATGCAGCCCGTGCAGCTTGTCGGCTGTGGGCTGATCCTGGGTGCGGTGATCTTGACCCAAATCCATTCCTTGCGAGCTTACTCACCGGTGATAAAAGAATGA
- a CDS encoding aldehyde ferredoxin oxidoreductase, whose translation MNGYGGTILRVNLTDGKITKEPTPAQLARDFIGGRGFGIYFLFKEVPKHVDALGPENKLIISTGPLSGMLAPGGGKCDWTTKSPLTGGYADASMGGHFTAEMKYAGLDTIILEGISPKPVYLFIDNDKIQLLDAAAFWGKGAIDVEVELKHKYGEEYQVAAIGPGGENQVLYACINHDYGRQAGRGGVGAVMGSKKVKAIVLHGTKSVVVADPENYHKAGLALYKACKDAEGLAEWSRYGTTVVTSWCNEVGALPTRNFSAGSFEGIDQINGQAMRKEIVITDKGCFGCPSPCGKYSNMKRYNTQVEGPEYETIGLMGSNLGIADIQVVGEANRLADDMGIDSISAGSCIAWAMECYEKGILTKADTDGLELKFGNADAVFTLIKKIGHREGKLGELLALGVNRASQQVGQGSEKFAIHVKGMEQSAYATHNATAMLLAYMTCDVGAHHNRSWAITYDLQVGREKVVPEKVARIIWLQNFRPMFDVMGSCRLQWVELGIDRDLYVPLLEAITGVKRTWQDLEAVGNRIWTLTRMYWLRENDGFDRQWDLPSPRFYTEPPKTGATAGQITKFEDVQRLLDMYYEQRGWDSHGLPTPATLDTLNLTALVA comes from the coding sequence ATGAATGGCTATGGCGGAACAATCCTACGTGTAAATCTTACCGATGGAAAAATCACCAAAGAGCCCACACCTGCCCAATTGGCACGCGATTTTATCGGTGGGCGTGGTTTCGGTATATATTTCTTATTTAAAGAAGTCCCCAAACACGTTGACGCGCTTGGTCCTGAGAACAAGCTCATCATCTCCACTGGTCCTCTTTCCGGTATGCTTGCCCCTGGTGGCGGAAAATGCGATTGGACAACCAAGAGCCCCCTTACCGGAGGCTATGCCGACGCTTCCATGGGGGGTCATTTCACTGCCGAGATGAAATATGCTGGTCTGGATACAATCATCCTGGAAGGCATCAGCCCCAAGCCAGTCTACCTGTTCATCGATAACGACAAAATCCAGCTGCTCGATGCTGCAGCCTTTTGGGGCAAGGGTGCCATTGATGTAGAGGTGGAGCTCAAGCACAAATACGGAGAGGAATATCAGGTGGCTGCCATCGGACCGGGTGGTGAAAACCAGGTCCTGTACGCTTGCATTAACCATGATTATGGTCGTCAGGCCGGGCGCGGTGGTGTGGGAGCCGTCATGGGCAGCAAGAAAGTAAAAGCCATCGTCCTGCATGGCACCAAATCAGTGGTCGTCGCAGACCCCGAGAATTACCACAAGGCTGGCCTGGCGCTCTACAAAGCCTGCAAGGATGCTGAAGGCCTGGCGGAGTGGTCACGTTATGGCACCACGGTGGTGACGAGCTGGTGCAACGAGGTGGGTGCCCTGCCAACCCGCAATTTCAGTGCTGGCTCGTTTGAGGGTATTGACCAGATCAACGGGCAGGCTATGCGCAAGGAAATCGTCATCACCGACAAGGGCTGCTTCGGATGCCCCTCCCCGTGCGGTAAGTACTCCAATATGAAACGCTACAACACCCAGGTGGAAGGCCCCGAGTATGAGACGATTGGCTTGATGGGATCCAACCTGGGGATCGCCGATATCCAGGTCGTGGGCGAGGCGAATCGCCTGGCAGACGATATGGGGATTGATTCGATCAGTGCCGGTAGCTGTATCGCCTGGGCAATGGAATGCTACGAAAAAGGTATCCTGACCAAGGCAGATACGGATGGCCTCGAGCTTAAATTCGGGAATGCGGATGCTGTCTTTACGCTGATCAAGAAGATCGGCCATCGTGAAGGAAAGCTCGGCGAGCTGCTCGCTCTGGGAGTCAATCGTGCCTCTCAGCAGGTTGGCCAAGGCAGCGAGAAATTCGCCATCCATGTTAAAGGCATGGAACAGTCAGCCTATGCCACCCACAACGCCACCGCCATGTTGCTGGCATATATGACCTGTGATGTAGGCGCTCACCATAACCGCTCCTGGGCCATTACCTACGACCTGCAGGTGGGGCGTGAGAAGGTGGTACCCGAGAAAGTCGCCCGCATCATCTGGTTGCAGAATTTCCGACCGATGTTTGACGTTATGGGTTCCTGCCGATTGCAATGGGTGGAGCTTGGCATTGACCGCGACCTTTACGTCCCGCTCCTGGAAGCCATCACCGGCGTAAAGCGAACCTGGCAAGACCTGGAAGCCGTTGGGAATCGCATCTGGACCCTAACCCGCATGTATTGGCTGCGGGAGAACGATGGCTTTGATCGTCAATGGGACCTGCCATCCCCACGCTTTTATACCGAGCCTCCCAAGACCGGTGCAACAGCTGGGCAGATCACCAAATTTGAGGATGTCCAGCGCTTACTCGATATGTATTATGAACAACGCGGCTGGGATAGCCATGGTTTGCCCACCCCAGCCACACTAGACACACTCAACCTGACTGCCCTGGTGGCATAG
- a CDS encoding Asp23/Gls24 family envelope stress response protein: protein MRPVMTNENTPLGRVTVSTRAIATIAYQAARQSYGVVGLTSKNLMEGITQVIVKDPTHGIEVKHDDQKITIDIYVIIEYGTRVKAVANSVSNTIKFNVEKALGMPVDEVNVHVRGLRVSDTD, encoded by the coding sequence ATGAGGCCTGTTATGACAAATGAGAATACTCCCCTGGGACGAGTCACTGTATCTACTCGCGCCATCGCCACAATTGCCTACCAGGCTGCCAGGCAGTCTTACGGTGTTGTCGGTCTAACTTCCAAGAACCTCATGGAAGGGATCACCCAGGTCATCGTTAAAGACCCTACCCATGGGATTGAAGTAAAACACGATGATCAGAAAATCACCATTGATATCTATGTGATTATTGAATATGGCACGCGTGTGAAAGCGGTGGCAAATAGCGTCAGTAACACGATTAAATTTAATGTAGAAAAGGCCTTGGGAATGCCGGTTGACGAGGTCAACGTCCACGTACGCGGATTACGTGTCAGTGACACGGATTAG
- a CDS encoding lysine transporter LysE: MEINYLLRGLLIGFSIAAPVGPIGILCIHRTLAYGRMYGFLSGLGAATADALYGCVAAFGLSIISGFLVQQQTWLQLIGGGFLCFLGIKTYLKKPVKNNLVAEPVSKLSAYGSTFFLTLTNPVTILAFAAIFAGLGLVGAQGNYVTAGVMVLGVFLGSTAWWLILSTITSLLRDRISPTGILWVNRVSGLIILGFGIAALVSAFSRIL; the protein is encoded by the coding sequence ATGGAAATCAATTATCTCTTGCGGGGATTGCTGATTGGCTTTTCGATTGCTGCCCCAGTTGGTCCGATCGGTATCTTGTGTATCCATCGGACACTTGCCTATGGCAGGATGTATGGCTTTCTTTCAGGCCTGGGTGCAGCCACCGCGGATGCGCTGTACGGCTGCGTGGCTGCTTTTGGGCTGTCCATCATCTCCGGTTTTCTGGTGCAACAACAGACCTGGTTGCAATTAATCGGTGGAGGTTTCTTGTGTTTTTTGGGAATCAAGACTTATTTAAAGAAGCCAGTAAAAAATAATCTCGTTGCTGAACCAGTCAGCAAGTTGAGTGCCTATGGATCGACATTTTTTCTCACCCTAACCAATCCGGTGACGATCCTGGCCTTCGCAGCCATCTTCGCCGGCTTGGGATTGGTTGGTGCTCAGGGGAATTACGTTACAGCGGGAGTGATGGTTTTAGGTGTGTTCCTGGGTTCAACTGCCTGGTGGTTAATCCTGAGCACTATCACCAGCCTGCTGAGAGACCGTATCAGCCCAACAGGGATTTTGTGGGTAAATCGGGTTTCTGGTTTGATCATCCTGGGGTTCGGGATCGCTGCCCTGGTGAGTGCATTCTCCAGAATCCTATAA
- a CDS encoding DNA polymerase/3'-5' exonuclease PolX, producing the protein MVTMTNQELANTFRTIADLLEIKGENIYKILAYRKAADSLGNLGQDINEVWKQGKLTEVDGVGKAIAEKIDELLTTGHLGFLEKLEVEVPPSLAEELQVPDLGPKKVAMFWKELGITNLSQLEEAARAGKLRSLPGMGEKSEAKVLAGIEALGRRSNRIPIGKAWPFAMELMDYLRKAPGVKAVELGGSLRRMRATVGDIDILAAANDSRAIMDAFTSRKDVARILGKGETKSSVEFTHGLQAQLWVHPPEHWGTALVYATGSKDHNVRLREYALKKGFSLSEHSLQRKDGSEVTCEREAQVYETLGLPFIPPEIREDRGEVQAAIKGTLPKLIELDDIKADLQIHTTWSDGKLTIKQMAEAAIKRGYKLLAITDHTSSLGIVQGMTAEDVRKQRLEINEAVKELDGKIHILRGAEVEIKADGSLDYPDEVLAELDIVFAALHTSLRQPRQKVTERMVKAIQNPNVDIIPHPTGRLLPDREGADLDMEAVLGAAKEASIALEINAHPSRLDLDDVHARRAIEMGIKLTINTDAHSEADMEMMHFGVATARRGWVTAEDVINTWSPTRLIDWLKNRG; encoded by the coding sequence ATGGTAACCATGACCAATCAAGAACTCGCCAATACATTTCGAACAATCGCTGACCTGTTGGAAATCAAGGGTGAAAATATCTATAAGATCCTGGCATACCGTAAGGCAGCAGACAGCCTGGGTAACCTGGGACAGGATATTAATGAAGTATGGAAACAAGGGAAACTCACCGAGGTGGATGGTGTGGGTAAAGCTATCGCTGAGAAAATCGATGAGCTGCTCACTACCGGCCATCTTGGGTTTTTGGAGAAACTGGAAGTGGAAGTACCACCCAGCCTGGCAGAGGAACTACAAGTGCCTGACCTGGGTCCGAAAAAGGTAGCCATGTTTTGGAAAGAGCTGGGCATCACCAATTTAAGCCAGCTCGAAGAGGCAGCTCGTGCTGGAAAGTTGCGTTCCCTGCCAGGGATGGGGGAAAAATCGGAAGCCAAGGTGCTGGCAGGGATTGAAGCGCTGGGGAGGCGCTCGAACCGTATCCCGATCGGCAAAGCCTGGCCGTTTGCCATGGAATTAATGGATTACCTGCGCAAAGCCCCAGGTGTGAAAGCCGTGGAGCTGGGTGGAAGCCTGCGCAGGATGCGGGCAACCGTTGGTGATATTGATATCCTGGCTGCAGCCAATGATTCACGGGCAATCATGGATGCCTTTACCAGCCGAAAAGATGTAGCGCGGATATTAGGCAAAGGCGAGACGAAATCCAGTGTTGAGTTTACCCACGGCTTACAAGCCCAGCTATGGGTGCATCCGCCAGAGCATTGGGGTACGGCGTTGGTGTATGCTACTGGCTCGAAAGATCACAATGTGCGCCTGCGCGAATACGCCTTAAAGAAAGGTTTTTCATTGTCAGAACATTCCCTGCAGCGCAAAGACGGCAGCGAGGTCACCTGTGAACGCGAAGCGCAGGTATACGAGACCCTCGGTTTGCCCTTTATTCCCCCTGAGATACGTGAAGACCGAGGTGAGGTACAGGCCGCTATCAAAGGTACACTACCTAAGTTAATCGAGCTGGATGACATAAAAGCTGATCTCCAGATTCACACAACCTGGAGTGATGGAAAGCTGACCATCAAGCAGATGGCCGAGGCTGCCATCAAAAGGGGTTACAAGCTGCTGGCCATCACTGACCATACCTCCAGCCTGGGTATCGTGCAAGGGATGACAGCTGAGGATGTCAGGAAGCAACGCCTGGAGATCAATGAGGCAGTAAAAGAGCTGGATGGCAAAATCCATATCCTGCGTGGTGCTGAAGTGGAGATAAAGGCAGATGGCAGCCTGGATTATCCCGATGAAGTACTGGCTGAGCTGGATATCGTATTTGCAGCACTGCACACCAGCTTACGCCAGCCACGTCAAAAGGTGACTGAAAGGATGGTCAAAGCCATCCAAAATCCAAATGTCGATATCATCCCCCATCCAACAGGCAGGCTACTGCCCGATCGGGAGGGGGCCGACCTGGATATGGAGGCCGTGCTGGGAGCAGCCAAGGAGGCGAGCATTGCATTGGAGATCAATGCCCATCCCTCCCGTTTGGACCTGGACGATGTGCATGCCAGGCGGGCGATCGAGATGGGGATTAAGCTGACCATTAACACGGATGCCCACAGCGAAGCGGACATGGAGATGATGCACTTCGGAGTCGCCACGGCACGGCGGGGCTGGGTCACTGCTGAGGACGTAATTAATACCTGGAGTCCGACCCGTTTAATCGATTGGCTGAAAAACCGAGGATAA
- the cax gene encoding calcium/proton exchanger, with protein MKKLTAFIRENPIAILLLALPFAVLGEILHWSPTAVFALSAIAIIPLAGYIGSATEVLAFHTNPRIGGLLNATLGNAAELIITITAIKAGYLELVKASITGSILGNLLLVLGMSMLFGGLKHGTQTFNRKQASSNAIMLVLSVIILLIPSLLSHYLGNIDTPEPRVETLSLGVAAVMILLYALGLIYSYKTVGGPMVEEETSHGAAPRKWSLRTAIIILAVATVGVAYMSEVLVGVIEPVVSTLGISEFFIGLIFIPIIGNVAEHIVAVQMAIKNKMTLSVEIAIASSLQIALFVAPLLVFISLILNNPLTLVFNQLELIALIAGVLIAALVSADGESNWLEGAELLAIYLILALTFFLMPV; from the coding sequence ATGAAAAAGCTGACAGCCTTTATTCGAGAAAACCCGATCGCGATCTTACTCCTGGCATTGCCCTTTGCTGTACTTGGGGAGATACTCCATTGGTCACCCACTGCTGTGTTTGCCCTGTCAGCGATTGCGATAATCCCTCTGGCAGGTTACATTGGGTCAGCAACCGAAGTGCTGGCGTTCCATACCAACCCCAGGATAGGTGGCTTACTGAATGCGACCTTGGGAAATGCAGCTGAGCTGATCATCACCATAACGGCCATAAAAGCAGGTTACCTTGAGCTGGTTAAAGCCTCCATCACGGGCTCTATCCTGGGTAATTTGTTGTTGGTACTTGGCATGTCTATGCTATTTGGTGGACTGAAACATGGTACGCAAACCTTCAACCGAAAACAAGCCAGCAGTAACGCGATCATGCTTGTGCTCTCGGTGATCATCCTCCTGATCCCTTCCTTGTTGAGCCATTATTTGGGAAATATCGATACCCCAGAGCCAAGAGTGGAGACCCTCAGCCTGGGCGTGGCTGCGGTGATGATTCTATTGTATGCCCTGGGGTTGATTTACAGTTATAAAACAGTTGGTGGGCCCATGGTCGAAGAAGAAACCAGCCATGGGGCTGCCCCACGGAAATGGTCCCTGAGAACCGCCATTATTATCCTGGCTGTAGCGACTGTTGGGGTGGCATACATGTCAGAAGTACTGGTTGGCGTGATTGAACCAGTGGTGAGCACCCTGGGCATTTCAGAGTTTTTTATAGGATTAATTTTCATCCCCATAATCGGCAATGTTGCAGAGCACATCGTCGCAGTGCAGATGGCGATTAAGAATAAGATGACACTCAGCGTTGAGATTGCCATTGCATCCAGCCTGCAGATTGCCCTCTTTGTGGCGCCGTTATTGGTATTTATCAGCTTAATCCTCAATAATCCATTGACCCTGGTTTTTAACCAGCTCGAGCTGATCGCTTTGATTGCAGGTGTGTTGATCGCGGCCCTCGTTTCAGCAGATGGTGAATCCAACTGGCTGGAAGGTGCTGAGCTTCTGGCGATCTACCTTATCCTTGCATTGACATTTTTCCTGATGCCTGTATAA
- a CDS encoding ribulose-phosphate 3-epimerase: protein MNPPYLLAASILSADFTQLGQQIAQAEQAGADWIHVDVMDGHFVPNLTMGPFIVKACRKATSLPLDVHLMVENPDQFLEAFAQAGATNLSVHVETCPNLHRTLQAIHELGCKAGVVLNPATPVSLIETVLPMIDLVLVMSVDPGYSGQAFLPEVLPKLVNLDEILRRVNPTAYLEIDGGINADTLPLALKAGANVFVAAHAIFDYPTGIAAGIQRLRTQFQS from the coding sequence ATGAACCCTCCCTACCTGCTTGCGGCCTCAATCCTTTCCGCCGACTTTACCCAGCTCGGGCAGCAAATCGCACAAGCTGAACAGGCTGGTGCTGATTGGATCCATGTGGATGTGATGGATGGCCATTTCGTCCCCAACCTGACCATGGGGCCATTTATCGTAAAAGCATGCCGTAAGGCTACTTCGCTCCCCTTGGACGTCCATCTGATGGTTGAAAATCCCGACCAGTTCCTCGAGGCATTTGCTCAGGCAGGAGCAACGAACCTCAGTGTGCATGTTGAAACCTGCCCAAACTTGCACCGTACTTTACAAGCCATCCATGAGTTGGGGTGCAAAGCAGGAGTGGTGCTTAACCCAGCCACACCTGTAAGCCTGATCGAGACAGTCCTACCGATGATCGACCTGGTTTTGGTGATGAGCGTCGATCCGGGTTACTCAGGGCAGGCATTCCTACCCGAAGTATTGCCAAAGCTGGTCAATCTGGATGAAATTCTCAGGCGGGTCAATCCAACAGCTTATCTCGAGATCGATGGTGGGATAAACGCCGATACCCTGCCCCTGGCACTGAAAGCCGGGGCCAATGTTTTTGTGGCTGCCCATGCCATCTTTGATTACCCAACAGGGATCGCGGCTGGCATCCAACGCTTACGTACCCAATTCCAGAGTTAA
- the rpmB gene encoding 50S ribosomal protein L28, translating to MAKCAHCGKTTTFGRNRPWSNKSTRRSFRPNLQSVTVYEDGRKVRKVLCAKCLRTLVKTS from the coding sequence ATGGCAAAGTGTGCTCACTGCGGTAAAACAACTACCTTTGGACGGAACCGTCCATGGTCGAATAAAAGCACCCGGCGTTCTTTTCGTCCCAACCTGCAATCTGTGACGGTTTATGAGGATGGAAGAAAAGTTCGCAAAGTATTATGTGCTAAATGCCTGCGCACATTGGTAAAAACATCCTGA